A single region of the Polyodon spathula isolate WHYD16114869_AA chromosome 12, ASM1765450v1, whole genome shotgun sequence genome encodes:
- the LOC121324707 gene encoding LIM domain-containing protein 2-like translates to MDNSTTSTEKAVQRSKSFSLKPQAKELCASCEKTVYPMERLVADKNIFHSSCFCCKHCNTKLSLGSYAALHGQFYCKPHFQQLFKSKGNYDEGFGRKQHKELWSVKEAESGTKSA, encoded by the exons ATG GACAACAGTACAACATCCACCGAGAAAGCAGTGCAGCGCTCCAag tcattcagcCTGAAGCCCCAAGCAAAGGAGCTCTGTGCCTCCTGTGAGAAGACTGTTTACCCCATGGAGCGCCTCGTTGCCGACAAGAATATCTTCCACTCGTCCTGCTTCTGCTGCAAGCACTGCAACACCAAACTGAG CCTGGGCAGCTACGCGGCGCTCCACGGGCAGTTCTACTGCAAACCGCACTTCCAGCAGCTCTTCAAGAGCAAAGGCAACTACGACGAGGGCTTCGGCCGCAAGCAGCACAAGGAGCTGTGGAGCGTGAAGGAGGCAGAGAGTGGCACCAAAAGCGCCTGA